Proteins encoded by one window of candidate division KSB1 bacterium:
- a CDS encoding glycosyltransferase — translation MNISIITITKNAEKEIERTLFSVAQQTFPVEYIVVDGASEDGTAAIVERYRHTVSRFISEPDSGIYHAMNKGIRAAAGDYCLFLNAGDYLAYPAAIANAVAAMSETEPADVFYGCQLMIHQRNGASHIWRPRKKGTLDFFSGSLPHASSFICRKAFDRIGLYDESFRIAGDYEWFVRAFTRGIRFIALSCLVAVFLQDEGISTHPKQKELQKLEMQRVRELYFHGFKRTTLQVGLFLRKNKIL, via the coding sequence ACGAACGCTTTTTAGCGTTGCGCAACAAACCTTTCCCGTAGAATACATCGTCGTAGACGGAGCTTCCGAGGACGGAACGGCGGCAATAGTTGAGCGATATCGACACACGGTCAGCCGATTTATCAGCGAGCCGGATAGCGGAATTTATCATGCCATGAACAAAGGCATTCGTGCCGCCGCAGGCGATTATTGCCTGTTTCTTAACGCCGGCGACTATTTGGCCTATCCGGCCGCCATCGCCAATGCTGTTGCCGCCATGAGTGAAACAGAACCCGCGGACGTTTTCTACGGCTGCCAGCTGATGATCCATCAGCGAAACGGCGCCTCTCATATTTGGCGGCCGAGAAAAAAGGGTACTCTCGATTTCTTTAGCGGCAGTTTGCCGCACGCTTCCTCCTTTATTTGTCGCAAGGCTTTTGACCGGATCGGATTGTACGATGAAAGTTTTCGCATAGCAGGCGACTATGAGTGGTTCGTGCGCGCTTTTACTCGAGGCATACGGTTCATAGCGCTTTCTTGTCTGGTGGCCGTTTTTCTTCAGGATGAGGGAATTTCCACGCATCCGAAACAAAAAGAGCTGCAAAAATTAGAAATGCAGAGAGTGCGCGAGCTTTATTTTCATGGCTTTAAGCGGACCACCCTCCAAGTCGGTTTGTTTCTGAGAAAGAACAAAATTTTATAA
- a CDS encoding glycosyltransferase family 4 protein, whose amino-acid sequence MNILFLTHQGGTAGSTYSIAYLARGLAERGHRVVVGCRQDVLLYELLLNSPVILYPMTFNGRFDFSNMRQIRDAVKRYEIQLINAQSGMDRYTSIMARAVFRLDAAVVHTRRQKPMSSGFFLQTWLYHRGTDKIIAVSRGVKEALIRLGIPESHIWVIPNGTPRAKYVGINESYTAELRSKYNLLPGEPVIGCVSRRKQQVQLLEALSHIQRRLTAIFIGITEADLPISTTGHRLLFLGHLPQEQVLAHYPLFDIKVLPSETEGLSQALLEAMALGVPVIAADAAGNPDLIRDGENGLLYKAGDSRHLAQQIERLLQDQELYRTLQENGRKTALDDFSIERTIQRYEEAFTEIIRKRHEKS is encoded by the coding sequence ATGAACATTCTCTTTTTAACCCATCAAGGCGGGACCGCAGGTTCCACTTATTCCATTGCCTATTTGGCCCGCGGATTGGCCGAAAGAGGACATCGAGTGGTCGTCGGCTGCCGTCAAGATGTTCTGCTCTATGAACTGCTGCTGAATAGTCCGGTTATTCTGTACCCAATGACGTTCAACGGCCGTTTTGATTTTTCCAACATGCGGCAAATTCGCGATGCCGTCAAGCGCTACGAGATTCAATTGATCAACGCCCAATCGGGCATGGACCGATATACCTCTATTATGGCAAGGGCTGTCTTTCGCCTCGATGCGGCCGTTGTTCACACCCGCCGACAAAAGCCGATGAGTTCCGGATTTTTTCTCCAGACTTGGCTTTATCATCGCGGAACAGATAAGATCATAGCCGTCAGCCGCGGTGTCAAGGAAGCGCTGATTCGGCTCGGCATTCCGGAAAGCCATATCTGGGTTATTCCAAACGGCACGCCGCGCGCAAAATATGTCGGCATCAACGAAAGCTATACGGCAGAATTGCGGAGTAAATACAATCTCCTCCCGGGAGAGCCGGTTATCGGCTGCGTTTCGCGACGCAAACAACAGGTCCAACTTTTAGAGGCGCTTTCCCACATCCAAAGGCGGCTGACGGCCATCTTTATCGGCATCACCGAAGCAGACCTGCCGATCTCCACTACCGGCCATCGGCTTCTTTTCCTCGGCCATTTGCCGCAGGAGCAGGTCTTGGCGCATTATCCTTTGTTCGACATCAAAGTGCTGCCTTCAGAGACGGAAGGTCTCTCTCAAGCCCTGCTTGAGGCCATGGCTCTCGGCGTACCGGTTATTGCCGCAGATGCTGCCGGAAATCCCGATCTGATTCGTGACGGGGAGAACGGCCTGTTGTACAAGGCTGGAGATTCGCGGCATTTGGCGCAACAGATCGAACGCCTTCTGCAGGATCAAGAGCTGTACCGAACTCTCCAGGAAAACGGTCGCAAAACCGCATTGGATGATTTCAGTATAGAGCGAACCATACAACGCTATGAAGAAGCTTTTACCGAAATCATTAGGAAACGTCATGAAAAATCATAA
- a CDS encoding glycosyltransferase family 2 protein: protein MSKISVVIITLNEERNIERCLCSVNWADEIIVVDSGSTDATLDICRRQGCRIVPIEWQGYGKAKQRGVEEAKNDWIFSIDADEEATPELRLRLQQLASAPTAEGYRIRRRSFYLGKLVRFSGWRNDYPLRFFNRRFGRYNDKVVHEGVEVQGRVGVIQEPLLHYTFPTVSSHLQKIERYARLGAEEKAAHGKKSSVGKAVLRGMLEFLRIFVMRLGFLDGRRGLVLAVNSAFAAYVKYLMLWEMTERPNQLY, encoded by the coding sequence ATGAGCAAAATATCCGTCGTCATCATTACCCTGAACGAGGAGCGGAACATCGAGCGCTGCCTTTGTTCGGTCAATTGGGCCGACGAGATCATAGTTGTTGATTCCGGCTCTACGGATGCTACGCTCGATATTTGTCGTCGGCAAGGCTGCCGCATCGTGCCGATAGAGTGGCAGGGATACGGAAAAGCCAAACAGCGCGGTGTGGAGGAAGCAAAGAACGATTGGATTTTCTCCATCGATGCAGATGAAGAGGCGACCCCCGAACTGCGGCTTCGCCTGCAGCAGCTCGCCTCCGCGCCGACGGCCGAGGGCTATCGCATTCGCCGACGCTCATTTTACCTTGGCAAATTGGTGCGTTTCTCCGGTTGGAGAAACGACTATCCGCTGCGATTTTTCAATCGGCGGTTCGGCCGTTACAATGACAAGGTTGTTCATGAGGGAGTAGAGGTGCAAGGAAGAGTCGGCGTGATTCAGGAACCGCTGCTGCATTACACTTTTCCCACCGTCTCTTCACACCTGCAAAAAATTGAGCGTTACGCCCGCTTGGGGGCAGAAGAAAAGGCGGCGCATGGGAAAAAGTCGAGTGTCGGAAAAGCTGTTCTGCGGGGGATGCTCGAGTTTTTACGCATCTTTGTAATGCGGCTCGGCTTCCTCGACGGACGTCGCGGGCTGGTGCTTGCCGTCAACTCGGCTTTTGCCGCTTATGTCAAATATTTGATGCTCTGGGAGATGACCGAACGGCCCAATCAGCTTTATTAA
- the waaF gene encoding lipopolysaccharide heptosyltransferase II — translation MKNHKEVRSIVIVQTAFLGDVILTTPLIRAAQELFPLADVDVVAIPQTADILRNNPFIRTLYTFDKRADKRKAFMRAVQWLRKQKYDLGFAPHRSMTTAQLLLLGKVERRIGFAGNAASWLYTDRVYFDVEKPQVKRYLDLLKPLTSRNFSHQTEVFFDAAIKSKVNAMLELYRTPYKIAVAPGSVWPTKRWPAEKYVELLRRLERHPITFLFIGSADERDYCQKIINLSGVGNAVNLAGSCSLTEAAAAIASCDLLIANDNGAMHMANAVKTDVFAFFGPTVPRFGFAPFRENDRIFQVDLDCRPCSTHGGKTCPKGHFKCMRDIRPIDVVRAVEYHLELDA, via the coding sequence ATGAAAAATCATAAAGAAGTACGTTCCATCGTCATCGTTCAGACCGCATTTTTAGGCGACGTAATCCTTACCACGCCGCTCATCCGTGCGGCTCAGGAGCTGTTTCCTCTTGCCGATGTCGATGTCGTCGCCATCCCGCAGACCGCCGATATTCTCAGAAACAATCCGTTTATTAGAACTCTATACACTTTTGACAAGCGGGCGGACAAACGCAAAGCCTTCATGCGCGCCGTGCAGTGGCTGCGGAAGCAGAAATACGACCTCGGCTTTGCTCCCCATCGCTCGATGACCACCGCGCAGCTTTTGCTGCTCGGCAAAGTCGAACGACGCATCGGGTTTGCCGGAAATGCCGCTTCCTGGTTGTACACCGACCGCGTCTATTTCGACGTCGAAAAGCCGCAGGTCAAACGCTATCTCGATCTGTTAAAACCGCTTACATCGCGCAACTTTTCGCATCAAACCGAAGTGTTCTTTGATGCGGCAATCAAAAGTAAGGTCAACGCCATGTTGGAGCTCTACCGCACACCCTACAAGATCGCCGTGGCGCCGGGCTCTGTTTGGCCTACCAAGCGTTGGCCCGCGGAAAAGTATGTCGAGCTGCTGCGTCGGCTCGAACGCCATCCGATCACCTTTCTTTTTATCGGCAGCGCGGACGAGCGCGACTATTGCCAAAAGATCATCAATCTGTCAGGTGTGGGCAATGCCGTCAATTTGGCCGGTTCCTGCAGCCTTACGGAGGCGGCGGCCGCGATTGCAAGCTGCGATCTCTTGATCGCCAATGACAACGGCGCCATGCACATGGCCAACGCCGTAAAGACCGACGTCTTTGCCTTTTTCGGCCCGACGGTGCCCCGTTTCGGCTTTGCCCCGTTTCGCGAAAACGACCGCATCTTTCAGGTCGATCTCGACTGCAGGCCGTGCAGCACTCACGGCGGAAAGACCTGCCCCAAAGGCCATTTCAAATGCATGCGCGACATCCGTCCGATCGACGTCGTGCGCGCCGTCGAGTATCACTTGGAGCTCGACGCCTGA
- a CDS encoding glycosyltransferase, whose translation MASVSVIINVFNRPDFLDKALLSLAHQSFQPDEVIISDDGSTVDMLGVLRSRLPVLNMRVKYVRQEHLGFRLSRVRNNAARHAEGDHFIFLDQDIIYTKHFIRTFVENIRPQRFLVAYPVRLTEEQTALLTDDMIVEGAFPIITRAQRRKVIRQYRKEKRQFICRKLRLSRIGPKLRGGLVLINREDYIRVNGFDEQYIGWGNEDDDLGHRLHEAGVIGYNPFVKEFPLHLYHPPFREGEKRVNLDYYRRRLKEIHGQGIYRCRFGLDRTNGEDSITLLRLK comes from the coding sequence ATGGCTTCGGTATCGGTCATCATTAACGTGTTTAATCGCCCCGACTTTCTCGACAAGGCCTTGCTGAGCCTGGCGCACCAATCGTTTCAGCCTGACGAAGTGATTATTTCGGACGACGGCTCCACAGTCGACATGCTGGGCGTTCTCCGCAGCCGATTACCGGTTTTGAATATGCGGGTCAAGTATGTACGGCAGGAACATCTCGGCTTTCGTCTCTCGCGGGTGCGCAACAACGCCGCCCGCCATGCCGAAGGGGATCATTTTATTTTTCTCGACCAGGACATCATTTACACCAAGCATTTTATTCGCACCTTCGTCGAGAATATTCGACCGCAACGTTTTCTCGTTGCCTATCCGGTGCGTCTGACCGAAGAACAAACTGCTTTGCTTACGGATGATATGATTGTCGAGGGGGCCTTCCCTATAATAACACGTGCGCAGCGGCGAAAGGTAATCCGACAATACCGTAAGGAGAAGCGGCAGTTTATCTGTAGAAAACTGCGCCTCAGCCGTATCGGCCCCAAGCTGCGCGGCGGTCTGGTGTTGATCAACCGCGAAGACTATATACGCGTCAACGGTTTTGACGAGCAGTATATCGGATGGGGTAACGAAGACGACGATCTCGGCCATCGCCTGCATGAAGCGGGTGTGATCGGCTACAATCCGTTCGTTAAAGAATTTCCGCTGCATCTTTATCATCCGCCTTTCCGCGAGGGGGAAAAGCGGGTCAACCTGGACTATTATCGCCGGCGCCTCAAAGAAATCCATGGACAAGGAATTTACCGTTGTCGTTTCGGTTTAGACCGTACGAATGGTGAGGATTCTATAACTCTGCTTCGTCTTAAATAG